ACTTTGGGGAAGTACAACTAATTCATGAGGCAGGACTCTTGTATCTTTTGCTTCTGACCACgacctctgccttttgaacgaAGGCAGCCCACAGTTTTGAGAGGGTCatcgtacagcagctgcctagatctGACTTAGATGTCACAATCCCTTACCTCGAGCGTCTACTGGTTTACTGGCTTGGAAACCTGTGAAAGTGACCATATCCCTACTTACATTGACATCAAAGGTCTAAGCAGTACATCCTCACTCATGGTTTCTCGAACAATTGACTGGTCCGCATTTCAAGCCTCTATGAACGGCGAATGCAAGGGCGGCCTTGCACGTAGCATAAAGCTTGTGATTGCGACCGCAAGGCATACTGTAACGCGCTGCTTCTCATGGCCAGCTATTTGCACGGACTTTGGCACTGAATTGGAAAGGCTCCGTGCAGTACGTCTGCGCGTAGAGAAGCGATATAGGCGCACAAATTCGATTCTTGTGACCTTAGGGAGGccaggcgcacgcagaagaaaatacgtCACCGCATGGACAAATTAGACAACGAACTATGGAGACCGTTCTGTAACTCGTTGGACCACCGCaaaccactctctctctctctctcttatggcGAACTCTTCAGGACCTTCACCCTTCTCAGCAACTGCCACCCCTTTAAGGCACTGGCTCTCCACCAAGGCTGTCGAGAACTGGATGTTGGAGAAGACTTTTGTCAGACATTTGCGAGTGACAGAGTGTTAATAAAGGATCTTGAATTGTAAGAATTAAGCTCCCTTCATGCAAGGTTCGGCAATGGACAAATCTTTCTCCGTGAAAGAACGGTACATTGTAGAGCGACATattcccagtggcatatacctagttACCCACGTTGGcatcaaagaagttcattgaagaccagcacagaccgagtagCACGTaaccagtgctccaagtcggcgtcaaagagtttaattaaacagcggtacctacccactCCCGCATGACCCATGTCGGTGTCAAAgagattcgttgaagagcggcgcatatgtacacattgccacatacccagccacccaagttggtccgatggttggtttcgaaccctgtccCCTCAGCACAGTATAGCCAGATGCGAtaaccattcgaccatggactactaAGTGACCTAGGTAGGCGGGGAAACGATTAGATACAAACACAGAAACACACTATGTAGCCCCCGGAAAATTCGTGAAGTAATccaagaatgctaacgcattaaaacaaAATGTCCTTGTTATAGTGTAGAGCGGCCGGGGCAGCATGCGCTCCCGAAAGTCGTCTTGCATTATTGCGAAGAATTTATAGGACCACTGACCGGGTTTTCTCCATATAGCTAGACAAGAAAAGAAAGCAGAGCTTAAACTCAGTATCATACAAAACATTGTAGGAATCGCTTACATTAAGAATCATATTCGACAGTTTTTAAGGGGCCCCTTCCAGGTTTCGGCTTTGCAAAGCGACAAGCGCAGTCTCCCAGGGTGACGATCGTGACACGGACGTTGCACAACACGACACTGCCttgcaacaaaaaaagaaaaaaaaaaagtcgcaaagTACGGCGTCAACAAGCATCGGGACAGTGAGAGACCAAGTTGGGACAAAGACATGAAATTTGGCGTCAACGGGCATTGATATTGACAAAAGAACAAGGCGTCCGTCGTCATTAGcatacccgccgcagtggcttagtggctatggcgtcgcgctggtacacacgcgaggtcgcgggaacaaatcccggctgcggcggccgcaattcgatgggggcgaaatgcacaaacgcccgtgtaccttgcatcaggtgcactttaaagaagaCCAGGTGgacaaaatgaatccggagtccctaGGCACGGTTAGGCACAATTAACAATTGTGAGGCAAGCTAatgcctgcctcataatcatttagtttaattaatttaatgctttgCGTAACACCGATTCCCATATGGCGTGGAATCTGCGTAATTTTTTCGTCTAATTTTTTACCTCTCCCGCACTGCGctttttttaaaaaatgtttgtgCTGCTGTCgttgttgcaaaaaaaaattaaaaaaaaaacaagcacaagACATGAAGATGGCTGTGAGCGCTTACACTCAAAATTAAGGCAAGCTAACGCAAGTGTGCATAAAGGTGGCTAATCCGGCGGTGGTACTGAAACGTGTCCTTCGGATGATCATTCCTCCGGGGGTCAAAACCATTTTTCTTTCGGCAACCACTCGTCTTAAAGCAAGGATGGTTGGATAGGGTGTGTTTTGTGCcatggtctacaaactgccgtttgtgtgcgtgtgtgaaacAATTGATCACTGTTTCATAGACTGTATGGATgtcgtgttcttctgggacattctctaAAAGTACGCTTAATAAATATTTAGAGGTCACACCATGCACAATTCGTTAATTACTTTTTTTCTTAGAAATCCCGCTGGCCCACCATTTGACATGTTATGTTACATGGCCTGCATAGCCTTTGGCGCAGTTTAATGTGCGACAGGCGAGCTGAaacaccgcgaagcactcggccGGTCGTTCGGGAATCCACTTCATATGGTCAATGTGTGTATGTAGCTTGAGAACGACGTTACAGCAGGGAAGAATACTGCGTCTGAAGAGCGCGGTCGCGCTGCTGTCTTAGCTATAATTTACTGACGCCACGTTCTGCAGCTTATACGTATAAACAAGCACCGATAATTTAAACAAAGACAGCGGCAAAGTACGACAGGCaggaaaaagaagaggaggaagCAACAGCCGCGTCTCAGCGCTTCACTATAGGGAACCTACATGCGCCAAGACTTGCATCCCTATGCTTTACTATGCGGAGAGCGCCACATTCACAATTAATGAAGCATTCCTTTCGACAGAAGATCGTTCCGCGCGCATCTGTGGATATTTATTCCAACCAATACCACACGAACAGTGCGAGACTTACTGAGCGCTCCTCTACCGATGACAGCAGCAAAGAATTATGCGCATGGATAGCTACGATTGCCTGACGTGCTATGACTGGCTGACGCCACGCTCCGCAGCTCGTCCTTAAGCTAGCACAGAGCTAAGCCAGCGGTAAAAAGCCAAAGGCAGGATAGGAAAGAGAGGACACAAGAAGCCACGTCTCTCCTCTGCTCCGCCACCAGGTAGTGAAACCTCCAGAAACGAAAGCGGCATGGACTATATAATTGGCAATGAAGAACGTTACCTTCTTCTCTAAAGAAGAGTTCTCGCTCGCATCTGCGAGTGTTTTTACTCCAACAGATACAAGACGAAAGTGTGCAAGACTTACTACGCATAATACTGCGCCAGTTTGCATTATATGAGCGAAACTGCAACTTATTGCATTGTTTCTGTCGCTTCAATCGATCGATGCGTCGCATCGTTCTTCTGATGTTCTCGTTCCGTCGAACCCCAGAATTCGATCAGCCCGCGTCAGCACTTTCCTAAACCGTCGCTGTATTTTACTTTTCATGTGGCAACGCATATATTGCGAAACCTGCACTATTCACGCACACAGTCGAGTGGAACGGAAAGAGTAAAATCAGCGGAACGTTTACCGTGGCCGAGAATTTATCGTGCACTACTTCCTTAATAACAAGGCCGCTTCATCAATCATGGGTGGTGGTTGGGAGTCTACATACCAAATATTCCTTTCCAGGTTTGCGCGTTTACTTTTCTTCACATACCATCGCCGAGCAACGCTGAAGCAGTAGGCCGGCGGTCCCGTGAGGAGCGCATTAGCGccgagaaaagaaagaaaaaaggaggtGCGAGCGTGCGCAGCGGGACATTTCAGCGATGAATGAAGCGGGGGCGCACGCTACCGGTGCCCCACGTGAGCACAGCCAAGAGTGCCGTGAGGAAAGAACAAAAACAAGAATGAAAGAAAGCGAAGCCGGAAAGAAAGGGGCGCAGAACTCAACCGAGGGCGAACTTTGCAATCCGAGAGAACCGGAACAAAGAAGGTGCGCGCGCGAAGGAAGCGTTCCCGAAACCGCAACCTACTATATAGCGTGGTAGCACCAGAGCGAGCGTCGTATACCCTTTGTTGAGCAGCAGCGCTCGCTTCCGGTGGCACGCACGTTGCTGCTTAGTTTTCGCCTTTTCTAAACCTGGCAATTCTCTCGCCACACATGTCGATGTGCAGTGCTCCCATACGCGAGGTGTATACGCTTTTTTGTCACCTCAGGCAGAAAGACGGCATTCTGAGCGCTGAATATGGTAATGTGACGCTATCTTATACCGATGAACGCCTGGAGGGAAACACACGCTCTTGTGCAGAACAGCAAGTGCAGAACAGTTGGGAGCACAAATTCGACGCGAATTAGACATTCCTTTTGCCAAAGCGTTAGATAAATAGTGCAGATCTGCTATTTTAGTTCCCCTCCGCGTTCTTGCTGTGTAAAGTAATCCTCTCTTCCTTTCCATGTGATGGCAAGGCGTCGAACCGAAGCTGAACCAGAAACTGTAGCCGAACCGAATCGTTTCCCGCAAATGAGCCCGAACCGGAATAAACATTTTTGGGGACGTGTGTCAAGGCCCGAACCGAAtctgaaataataaataaacggTCACCGCAACCGTCGGAAAGAAAATGTTCACGCATATACAGTCGACCAGGTAGTTAAAGAAAGAGCACGTGGATCCCACGTGCTGTAGGAATgggtttaagcgaagctttctttggcttttGCGAAGAACGTTGTTCTCAATTAGCGACCAGTATCAAGTTGGGCACATTTTCACCTGGAAACGCCTCGCCCAACACAAACTTGCGGTGCTCAAACATGCGGAACCCATGTATGCCGACGAAGGAATGGCGACAGAGTAATGACGATCATGAGATGACGACCATGCtatgacgacaacggcgacgatggcatgacgtcAACGCAGGATGGCGATGCTGCCCAAAGCACCCGCAAAGTGGGGGGAAGAAGCttcgaaagcttcgcttcaaaaatcGTTATTTGAAATGGCTCTTAGGTTCTTTGGTTGAACGCCCCACTAACTGCTTGCTACAACTCGCAAGAATGTGCGAGAAACGGGGCAAACGTTGGGTATATGCTGATCACTACGGGCTCCTAGGCCGAGGCGCTTATAATAGTTATGAACTCTACGATTAAGCTGAGTTCGGCAGCCGAACCGTGCAACAATCATGCAGAGTAGTAGAAAGATGAGCTCaggcaggaaaaaaaatggaaatcAACGAAAGCAACAGCGCGTCTTCTCGCAACGATAATAGTGCTGCCGTGAATCTATGTCGTCACCTCATTAGCGCGTGGCACCCGAGGCGACAAACTACACGAAAGATACTGCATGCTTTTGcgaaggtaaatacacctggtagcgaagcttccatagcaGCTCATaagttcaaaacatggcggttcattgGCGGTTCACGGGGTTTAGCGCCATCTGTACGTGTGAcgagagaacacttccggcgaaagaaaaaaataaagtggcGTCATATTCATTAAATATGACTAATGAAACATGAAACTAATGGAGCATGTTATTTACTCTCAGATCGTAAACTTTTTAGTATCCAATAACCTATTTCATCctgctcaacatggcttccgtaaaggtCTTTCATGTGACACTCAACTAGCTTTATTTCTTCATGATCTAAGTTCTAACCTTGACTTGAGCGTACCTGtagatgccattttcttagactttgaaaaggcatttgacaatgTCCCACACCAACGGCTACTCCTAAAACTTTCCCGTCTCAACATTAATCCATTGGTACTAGACTTGATACGTAGCTTTCTCACTAACCGGCAGCAGTTTGTATTTGCTAACACGCAGTCATCTAAACGATCTTCTGTACTTTCGGGCGTACCACAAGGAACAGTTCTCGGACCACTACTCTTTCTAATTTGCATTAATGACCTTCCCACTGAGATCTCTTCTAATATTCgattgttcgcagacgattgtgtagtTTATAGACGCATAACTAACACTTCAGACATGGATTTGCTTCAAAATGACTTAAAACGCATTGAATTATGGTGTAACGAATGGTTGATGTCTTTAAATACTAAAAAAACGTCACTAGTTTCTTTCCATCGCAGAAAGCATCACCAATCAGGGAAATACACCATATACGGCTCCGAAATATCATCCGTTGACTCATGTAAATACCTCGGCATAACTTTGGTCACATGATGTCATTAACATACCCAATGCCGCGAATCGAACCCTCGGTTTTCTCCGCCGGAACCTAAAACTTGCTCCCCCATCAGTCAAATTATTAGCTTATATTACATATGtccgccctaagttagaatatgcatgctCTGTCTGGGATCCTCATCAACATAACCTATCTATTACACTTGAATCAGTTCAAAACCGTGCAGCCCGGTTTATTTACTCTGAATATTCTTATCATGCAAGCGTGTCTGAACTCAAAACCCATGCCGGTCTTACTAATCTAGAATCACGACGTCACATTTCTCGACTGTGCCTTTTCCACAAATTATATCATTCACCATTCCAGATTTCAGCTATATTACCAGCTAATCGTcagtccagccgcattaaccacagaaaagccgtgtatcctcccccggcgcagactacctcccatctacgatcatttttttgtgaaaaccgcaagggactggatcggtctgtctgccgacgtcacgcaccactccgacgcacatcacttcaaggctgctctcgaatcactgtttgttaaactaagcccatacctcatgtaataccccatctctggggcctttggggtacaataaataaataaataaataaataaataaataaataaataaataaataaataaataaataaataaaaaacagacGTGACGTCATTTTCTTCTCAAAAGCGCGAAATTTCTTTTAGTGACTTGCCATTAGAGCTGTCCTTTCAAATGCCCTGTCATTCGACTTGATTGATAGGCGTTTCGAGACTTCAGCGCGGAAAGTGATGCagcaaaaggtcagccgtacgggtgtcgaaatcgcgcccctgcacagaacatactttcttttgAGGCCGACGAAAGCCTTGGGTGTAGAATGCTGGTCccatcgtcggacgccaagcccgtcggccaggcCAGTCGCACGAAAACAGCTAAAGcaaacaattatctggtggtcgtCACTCCCTACTTtcgactgaacaggttaagaaacgatTAAACTACCCGCGCCACCAAATTTAGACAAACCTCGagaagcaaaacaacacaacgtgtGAGAGGgccgtattgtaacaggtgaacattatgagcgcgcctttctgaacacttcaacaaCTGCATTGCACTGCAAGTGATAGCGAcgtcaacgccccccccccccccccccttcatttagtgggcgctgaaaaaaagttatttattgataatgataaagtaaaatagagGTGTATTTTCTTGCCTTGccacgcgtatataaaattgattatgaATTTTATTTTCCTTGAAGGAATCAAACTGCGTCTCGcgttaatttaaaaaaaacactattttctttcccaatgtttgttccctcctcacatattcgcgcttcaatcgctgctcccacaACCAACGTTACTAaactagtctagtaacgttgcccataaccacccttgctgatgtcggcgaCAATTTGTTGTGAACCGCTATTCGCCCGAAGCTTCCCGACCTGTTTGGACCGACCTTGCCTTTGCTTAGCCGCCCTGCTTACTTTCCTACAAGAAATTGACTTGGCTTTCCGTTTgtagagcatttttttttcttcgtgatgAGGGACTAAAACTTCATTTCATATTTTTCGGACTCTCGCATTTTTAGGTTGTTTTGTAGTTAGTGGGaactgcgtgttttttttttctgttttttccccctttctcttcgTGCCTGTCATGTTCATACTGGCGAACTtgattgtttattattattattattattattattattattattattattattattattattattattattattattattattattattattattattattattattataaatacaACGCTGGTGtcagcagcacaatttgatcgccaattcctgtggcaacgttttagacctttgcctctctaatgctcaagctatagatgtttcctgttctgacatttcccttgtccgtcccgataagtttcacccctcacttaagataactgcctctgtgtcagccttgaagcagagcttctcgactggcattaatgaatcttctcgatttgctttcaagcggggtgattatgttggcttatacgacttcttgtccaccagagattggtccctgcatggtcacagataaaactaatgttgatgaccaaatagatcagtttacagagcttgttttgagcggtatgcgccaatacattcctcagtacagtcctaggcactctaaatatcccaattggttctcatctgaccttataactgccctaaagcataaagatcgcgcgcaccgtaaatccagaattcctgtgcctaatgagtggagagaagaattccgcttttttcgaactctctgcaaacgcctctataagcgggatcatgatgcatatattgcattcttggagaagagcgcctccgaccggccggcggaattttggaagtatatccgcaagcgtaccagtaatcgcggagagtgttttcgcctgctcgactctggtggagtagaagtccaagcagtagcggattgttttgctgcccatttctcttccttatataagccttcaggtttcaacgctggtgtcagtcagcagcacacaacggctcctacatctagtcctgtgttgtttgatgcaaagctgatcattgaatgccttaagcgcttgaagccttccctatcttgcggtcctgatggcatcccttccgcaatcttaaaagcgtacagcggtatatttgccccagtattgacatctatatttaatagctctctgaatacttccaccttccctcacatgtggaaaactgctcgtgtttttcctgtatttaagtctggctgtaaaaccgatgtctcaaattatcgcccgatttctcttctctgtgcgacgtctaaggtttttgagcttgctcttcacaacgtattgtcttgtactgtgaagaacacattgattccgaatcagcatggattcctcaccggccgctctactatcacaaatctcgcaagcttcatgacacatatctccgcgccggtacttcaaagggggcaagtagacaccatatattgcgacctcagtaaagcttttgatgtggtaagccactgtgacgtgtggtgcgcgacacggtgcagtgatgcgcgacggtggtgcgcgacggtgatatttgtagtgtgcgacaaggtgcggtggttggagacaaggagcagacgacaaggagagcgcgcgccgaggcgaatttggaaaacgacgacaccgaagaccgcccggcgcgtgaacacgcggcacaaagaaacaaagaaacaaacgaagcgccatccaattggaaagaaccacggcgctcacgggggccaatgaccgatgcccacggagcccgaaggtgaccaatccgaaagggacacacgggccagagggaagaaaaacgaggcagtgaccgaagagaagggcgagttcgagaagcggcgccggacgaaggacgaccaccggaccgggagctgaagacaggccgtcgggttccggacccgagcctccacgacttcacctggccggggcctcctgccagccagttcccagacgtcgccactccacccgaccacggatggctgcccgaggtcgatgaactcgtgagcccgcaggcagaacgcaaacagttgggccacgggcctgagtttgcaccgagctgcctggccacgacgccgcctccaactaactgtccgggccgccacgccgccagcgtgccttctacaagccagcgctgctacgctcgggtttcctgcccatcgctcagcgacgccgaaacgttggtgagacgaacgccgccttctttcgtcgccttgccgccacccttccacatggaactgtgttacgcgcgctatcacctatgccaagccctagctctgtgtggtgtttaacttggattttttttcttgtgtcctcctttctatttattacttctgcttttcccttaatttctcctactttccatcttaacgtgtatattaaatgtcttgttctgctctttaaaaccaacggcttcgtcctttgattcggtcctctgaggctctgcctcagagacctgccttcaaacaagaacctgctcatcacaaattggcgtccgctggACAGTACGAAGccgtttgttttttttctttttttttttgggttgTTAGTTTAAGAGCGTAACACCATGGCTAGCCCACGAGAGTTATTGGCTTTAGCGGAGCGCATGGGGCTTGAAGGGGCGGAGTTAAAAGCGTGGTACGacgagcaggaggcgcgagcgcgagaagagcgGGCTGCAGAACGCGAAGCAAAAAAGCAGCAGACTGAATTGGAAGAGAGAACTCTGCAGTTGCGGCTGAAAGTTGCGGAAGCTGAGGGCAATCGCGGAGAGGCAAGTCAGCGGCAGTTGGAAGCGGAAGAAAGAATGCTTCAGTTGCGTCTTAGAATGGCTGAAACGGATGCGGCCAGAGAGACAAGGACGGTGGACCGAGGGCCTGGATGGAGTCCACCATTCAACATAAATCCTCACAGTCTAATACCAGGATTCAACGAAACCCGGGACGACTTGGATGCCTATTTAAAGAGGTTCGAGAGTGTCGCCACCGGACAAGAATGGCCTAGAGAGAAGTGGGCCACGGCTTTAAGTTTATGCTTGAGCGGAGAAGCCCTAAAGGTTTTTGGACGTCTGTCGCCCGAAGATTCCCTCAACTATGATAAAGCCAAGTTGGCGCTGCTCCAACGTTTTCGTTTTACGGCGGAAGGCTACCGAGAAAAGTTCCGACAGAGTAAACCCCAAGATGGCGAAACTGGGAAGCAGTACGCGACTAGGCTATTGAGCTTCTTTGATCGATGGGTTGAAATGTCCAAGACCGAAAAAGAGTATTTGGCAGTTCGCAACCTACTGGTGGCGGAGCAGTTTTTAAATAACTGTCATCACCGATTAGCGCTTTTCTTGCGTGAGAAGAGCTATAGTAAGCTTGATGACATGGCGGAGGCTGCCGACAATTTCTTAGAGGCTCAAAGACAGCCCAACTTGCTTTTGTTCCGTGAGAGAACAGAAAGCATTAACCCTCCGGAGAAAAGCGGAAGTTCATCCGAGAGAGCTTCAATAAGATGTTTCGTATGTGGCAAATTGGGTCATAGGCCATCCGAATGCCGATCTAAGCCCAGGCAACCTTATTGTGGGTATTGCCGTAGGCCCGGCCATGATATAAAAGCCTGCACAAAGAAAGATGGCCCAGTGAACAAGACGTCTTGCTTGTTGTCGCCGAAGGGGCACCCGGCTGAAGGTGCTAACAAGCCGGGCGATAAAGAAGAGGAGGACGTTGCTGGCTCGGTGAGAACTCACCCAAAGGCCGGAAATCACAGGATGCCAGTGTTACAGGGCATAATTTTCGGTCAGAATGCTTCAGTCCTGCGAGATACAGGGAGCAATACCCTGGTAGTACGTCGTTCCCTCGTACCGGACGAAGCTCTTACAGGTACCACTGCTACGCTGTTCTTGGCAGATGGCAGCAACATCACGGTTCCCGAGGCAAAGGTCGAAATTCATTCTCCTTATTTTTCGGGTACATCGATCGTCAAATGTATGACAGCGCCGCTGTATGACATTATCGTCGGAAATGTACCAGGAGCTCGGGAAGTTCATGACCCAGATGAAACGTGGAAGGAGAGGTTGATGGGAAAGTCCACCGCCCACTGTATAGCCGATGGAAAACGAACCAAGGGAGAAGACGATTCCCCGGGTTCTCTGCTGGTCGGCATCAAGAGCCAAGAACAACGGCCAAACTTATCTAAAATCGATATCAGCACCTTGAGGATGAATCGAAAGGATCTCGGCACAGCCCAAAAGGAGGACAAGACCTTAGAGTCTTGCTGGAACAAAGTAGGTCAACCCTTCCACGGGAAAAGGTCGACGTCCTACTCATTCGAAGTAGAAAAGGGAGTGCTATATCGTTATTACCGGCCGCCCTCAGGCAAAGTCACCCAACAGGTGGTAGTGCCGCAAAGACTACGTAGCCAAGTGCTCACTTTAGCGCACGAGAGTCTCATGTCGGGGCACCAAGGAATGAAGAGAACGACCGATCGCGTTCTAGAGTCATTCTATTGGCCGGGAGTCCAAGAGGCCGTCAGAAGATACGTacgctcctgcgacacatgccaGCGGACGTACCCTAAGAGCAAGGTGGGCAAGGCACCTCTTGGGCGGATGCCTTTAATCGACACACCATTTGAAAGAGTAGCCGTGGACATTATCGGACCCTTAAAGCCCGTATCAACGAAGGGTAACCGATATATACTGACTTTGGTGGATTTCGCCACCCGTTATCCAGACGCAATACCTCTACCGTCGATCGATTCGGCTACGGTGGCCGAGGGATTGATAGAGATGTTTTCTCGCATTGGGTTTCCGCACCAGATACTGTGCGATCAGGCCTCGTGCTTCACATCAGATTTAATGAAGGAGGTGAATGACTTGCTGGCTATCAAACATCTTAGTTCGACGCCTTACCACCCCATCTGTAACGGGCTTGTGGAGAGGTTTAATGGCACACTGAAACAAATGTTACGCAAACTAAGCCAAGAGGAACCAAAATCATGGGATCGGTTACTAGCACCCCTCCTATTTGCGTATCGGGAAGTGCCTCAAGCCAGCATGGGATTTTCTCCTTTCGAGTTGATCTACGGTCGACACGTCCGAGGCCCGCTCAGTCTACTTAAGGAGTTGTGGACCGGAGACCACCTTTGCGAAGAGGTCAAGACAACATATGGGTATGTCTTAGACCTTAGAGATCGCCTGGAAAAGACATTACGGTTGGCGCAAGAGAACCTGTCGCGAGCTAAAACGAGCCAAAAGAAATACTACGACCGCGGGAGCAGGACTCGTCATCTGAAAGTTGGAGACCGTGCCCTTATCCTGCTTcccacgacggagaacaaactACTGATGCATTGGAAGGGGCCTTTCCTGGTCACAGGAAAGAAAGGCAACTTTGACTACTGGCTGGACATGGGACATACCACCAAGCTGTTCCACATCAACATGCTCAAACGCTATGAAGAGCGCCAACCAGAAATGTCCCCACAGTCCGCATCATTTGTcgtagtggaggaggaggaggagacggaCGCGCCTGTACCCGTCTTCAAAGCCAATGAAGGCTGTGGTACAGAAGCGATAAAGGTGGGCGATGAGCTCATGGAAAGCCAACGTGAGGAGCTACGCGGACTTCTAACCCACCACAAAGACGTCTTTTCCGAAGTGCCCGGAAAAACTAACTTATTGGAGTGTCGTCTTCAATTAACAACCTCTGAACCTATCAACACTCCGCAATATCCACTACCCTTCGCAATGAAGGAAGTAGTCGAGAAAGAAGTGCAAGATA
The DNA window shown above is from Dermacentor silvarum isolate Dsil-2018 chromosome 1, BIME_Dsil_1.4, whole genome shotgun sequence and carries:
- the LOC125939922 gene encoding uncharacterized protein LOC125939922 is translated as MNRKDLGTAQKEDKTLESCWNKVGQPFHGKRSTSYSFEVEKGVLYRYYRPPSGKVTQQVVVPQRLRSQVLTLAHESLMSGHQGMKRTTDRVLESFYWPGVQEAVRRYVRSCDTCQRTYPKSKVGKAPLGRMPLIDTPFERVAVDIIGPLKPVSTKGNRYILTLVDFATRYPDAIPLPSIDSATVAEGLIEMFSRIGFPHQILCDQASCFTSDLMKEVNDLLAIKHLSSTPYHPICNGLVERFNGTLKQMLRKLSQEEPKSWDRLLAPLLFAYREVPQASMGFSPFELIYGRHVRGPLSLLKELWTGDHLCEEVKTTYGYVLDLRDRLEKTLRLAQENLSRAKTSQKKYYDRGSRTRHLKVGDRALILLPTTENKLLMHWKGPFLVTGKKGNFDYWLDMGHTTKLFHINMLKRYEERQPEMSPQSASFVVVEEEEETDAPVPVFKANEGCGTEAIKVGDELMESQREELRGLLTHHKDVFSEVPGKTNLLECRLQLTTSEPINTPQYPLPFAMKEVVEKEVQDMLQLGVIERSDSPYNSPLVLVKKPDKSYRACIDFRRINDVLVSDAEPIPRTDVMFAEVGTRRFFSKFDLTKGYWQVPLDKGSRLKTAFSTQSGHYHFLYMPFGIKTASAVFTRLMRILLQGIPNVVHYIDDVLIATMTWREHIETLHCLLNRVREAGLTIKPQKCEVGVRSIVFLGHQLGGGTIQPIESTIAKIARAPRPETKKQLRSFLGLAGYYRDLIPHYAEKAQPLTEMTKKMEKNKVSWNAEREAAFETLKQALASGPIVKAPDLKRGFILRSDASDTCIGAVLMQEHNQVLHPVSYASRQLLPREQNYSAIERECLALVWAIERFHIFLYGTHFIVQTDHQPLQYLSRAKHLNSRVLRWSLALQEYTFHVEHIKGSENVGADYMSRIQGGLQPDPS